From one Herpetosiphon gulosus genomic stretch:
- a CDS encoding cellulose biosynthesis cyclic di-GMP-binding regulatory protein BcsB, producing MVRLVRVFLLFSVALGLFASLPMVSQAARTSLNPIPATTSAAPLNQATVTPVVTDSDTVTFAQLGAREDSMEGPFNARYINIRLPNTWKLEPGAAITLDFETFVSGSAVSSEENVQFFAGSMDVQFNNVQLERIFLDRSGPRQVTIPISQTAYTSTRIDGAHTLGILLDAGLNCGNDSQTSVIIRATSSLKLPHTLGTLSTDVKQLPRPIFQDSPLEPDVATIIVPNNASAAELEAGLIVAAKVGSITSSRIQVPLIAESVLSPTLRTESHLIFVGQAANFENLDAVDFAEGSGAEGFNLSEAQAADGIIQMATSPWNQQRVVLALSGNDDEGVIKAAKAFSTGNVRASSEPSIAVVAEVNSPEVLTKTLNLQITDVPSTGLTVERSFRSLGFETVSEFGIGGHTFELNVDMPSGYEMNDDGYIEVHFAHSALLDYSVSAMMVRVNDRPAGSIRFDDTTAQNGVGRVPIARGNLNVGRNRITISANLIPNTPCVDPNLAGIWYTLRADSMIGIPVRATRGRSVVLRNLATFLEPLTISNTLKNLAFVVPSDDPASWTVAGQLATALGDSLDPAFIELRAVNPEQVTSVQANHDLILVGQAPDHAILQDPALQPIIPAPFAQGSKHPTLGNSRVVYRIPPELSLGYLEFMRSPWNEQRSILAVLGSTDQGVQWSGNALTTSRLRTRLNGSLAIVNDQQISVEDPTVTGDTAGIANDALGENQDDPIYREVIPPAKPQWILYAIAGLLVVMVIISVIVIIQAARKRKQRRI from the coding sequence GGCTGCTCGCACCAGCCTTAATCCCATTCCAGCAACAACTTCGGCAGCCCCGCTTAACCAAGCAACGGTTACGCCTGTGGTTACCGATAGCGATACTGTGACCTTTGCTCAGCTTGGCGCTCGCGAAGATTCGATGGAAGGGCCATTTAATGCCCGTTATATCAACATTCGCCTGCCAAATACTTGGAAATTAGAGCCAGGCGCAGCGATTACGCTCGATTTTGAAACCTTCGTTTCAGGCAGCGCCGTCAGCAGCGAAGAAAACGTCCAGTTTTTTGCTGGCTCAATGGATGTGCAATTTAACAACGTGCAGCTTGAACGAATTTTCTTAGATCGCTCAGGCCCACGCCAAGTAACCATCCCCATTTCGCAAACTGCCTATACCTCAACCCGCATCGATGGCGCTCATACCTTGGGCATTTTGCTCGATGCTGGCTTGAATTGTGGCAACGATAGCCAAACCAGCGTGATCATTCGGGCAACCTCATCGCTCAAATTGCCGCACACCTTGGGCACACTTTCAACTGATGTTAAACAACTGCCCCGCCCAATCTTTCAAGATTCGCCGCTTGAGCCAGATGTTGCCACGATTATTGTGCCCAACAACGCCAGCGCCGCCGAGCTTGAAGCAGGCTTGATTGTGGCCGCCAAAGTTGGCAGCATTACCTCAAGCCGAATTCAAGTGCCGTTGATTGCCGAAAGTGTGCTTTCACCAACCTTGCGCACCGAATCACACTTGATTTTCGTGGGCCAAGCCGCCAATTTCGAGAATTTGGATGCTGTAGATTTTGCTGAGGGCAGTGGAGCCGAAGGCTTTAATCTAAGCGAAGCCCAAGCCGCCGACGGCATTATTCAAATGGCAACCTCGCCTTGGAACCAACAACGGGTGGTTTTAGCGCTCAGCGGCAACGATGACGAAGGCGTGATCAAAGCGGCCAAGGCATTTAGCACCGGCAATGTTCGCGCTAGCAGCGAGCCTTCAATTGCCGTAGTCGCCGAAGTTAATTCGCCCGAAGTGCTCACCAAAACCTTGAATTTGCAAATTACCGATGTGCCAAGCACTGGCTTGACCGTCGAACGCAGCTTCCGTAGCCTTGGCTTCGAAACGGTTTCGGAATTTGGGATTGGTGGGCATACCTTTGAACTGAATGTCGATATGCCCAGCGGCTATGAGATGAACGACGATGGCTATATCGAAGTTCATTTCGCCCACTCAGCATTGCTCGATTATTCAGTTTCGGCGATGATGGTGCGCGTCAACGATCGGCCAGCAGGCTCGATTCGCTTCGACGATACTACCGCCCAAAATGGGGTTGGCCGCGTGCCGATTGCGCGTGGCAACTTGAATGTTGGCCGCAACCGGATCACGATCAGCGCCAACTTAATTCCCAATACGCCTTGTGTTGATCCCAACCTTGCCGGGATTTGGTACACGCTACGAGCAGATTCGATGATTGGGATTCCGGTTCGGGCCACCCGTGGGCGTTCGGTGGTGTTGCGCAATTTGGCTACCTTCCTTGAGCCATTGACGATCAGCAATACCTTGAAAAATTTGGCCTTTGTTGTGCCAAGCGATGACCCAGCTAGCTGGACGGTTGCAGGTCAACTAGCCACAGCCTTGGGAGATAGCCTTGACCCAGCGTTTATCGAATTACGCGCGGTCAATCCCGAGCAAGTTACCAGCGTCCAAGCGAATCATGACTTGATTTTGGTTGGTCAAGCGCCTGATCATGCTATTTTGCAAGATCCAGCCTTACAGCCGATTATTCCTGCGCCATTTGCTCAAGGTAGCAAGCACCCAACCCTTGGCAATAGTCGGGTGGTCTATCGGATTCCGCCCGAATTGAGCCTTGGCTACTTGGAATTTATGCGTTCGCCATGGAACGAGCAGCGCAGCATTTTGGCGGTGCTCGGTAGTACTGACCAAGGCGTGCAATGGTCGGGCAATGCCTTGACGACTTCGCGCCTGCGCACGCGGCTCAACGGCAGCTTGGCAATCGTCAACGATCAACAAATCAGCGTCGAAGATCCGACGGTCACTGGCGATACTGCTGGGATTGCCAACGATGCCCTTGGCGAAAATCAAGATGATCCGATTTATCGTGAAGTTATACCACCCGCAAAGCCCCAATGGATTTTGTATGCTATTGCGGGGCTATTGGTGGTAATGGTCATCATTTCGGTAATCGTGATCATTCAAGCAGCCCGTAAACGCAAGCAACGCCGAATTTAG
- a CDS encoding cupin domain-containing protein — protein MLQLTDHTTVLASPMLNTQHSQVAIKLTGSDTDGAFSLFEYTSLPGTDVMQHIHTREDKTFIIQAGVFEFRINGETIVAETGATVTLPMGVPHSFRTLGTSPCVALIVAAPAGFEYYFNDFSHALQEFGLPLPAATLQQLNQAYGIIFE, from the coding sequence ATGTTACAGTTGACCGATCATACCACGGTATTGGCAAGCCCCATGTTAAACACCCAGCATAGCCAAGTCGCGATCAAATTAACTGGCTCAGATACCGATGGAGCGTTTTCTTTATTTGAATATACCAGTTTGCCTGGAACTGATGTGATGCAGCATATTCATACCCGCGAAGATAAAACCTTTATTATCCAAGCGGGGGTTTTTGAGTTTAGGATCAATGGCGAGACGATTGTTGCTGAGACGGGGGCAACCGTTACGCTGCCAATGGGCGTGCCGCATTCATTCCGCACACTTGGAACGAGTCCCTGTGTGGCATTAATAGTTGCGGCTCCGGCAGGTTTCGAATATTATTTCAATGATTTCAGCCATGCCCTTCAAGAATTTGGCTTGCCCCTGCCTGCTGCCACTTTGCAGCAACTGAATCAAGCCTATGGAATCATTTTTGAATAA
- a CDS encoding STAS domain-containing protein, giving the protein MQSTRIVDPDQLPDHLRLGRYLGLTAIAIYVGLFTGAGLTVMIPDASDFIMQSKIPLSGFAVLVQGLFFIAARFFARRNEINRSIYLMMLGCTLLPMTITFFNPIEWPLSVLYVFLMLIIAVQFVNSYNLKRISIVAWLSIFVIVFFGFLFNDQYNYPKINVLLIMITSGAPIVTMIISILFSFHRRLNLTLREVKRINYSLEESRDSLEQQVEQRTQQLQQTLGELQQRNQEQAAYVTQIEQQRQTIRELSVPVLPVSRDTLVLPIVGTVENERLRDLQAIALGEIQRRRAQRLLLDVTGLSWFDNDVAAGLLRLIDAAQLLGAKVALIGVRPEVAQALVNLGIVFDNVAIYRDLQSALN; this is encoded by the coding sequence ATGCAAAGCACCCGCATTGTTGACCCCGATCAACTGCCTGATCATCTACGTTTAGGGCGTTATCTGGGCTTAACTGCCATCGCGATTTACGTTGGGCTATTTACAGGGGCTGGCCTGACTGTAATGATTCCCGATGCCTCGGATTTTATTATGCAATCAAAAATTCCGCTCAGCGGTTTTGCGGTGCTGGTGCAAGGGTTGTTTTTCATCGCAGCTCGCTTTTTTGCCCGCCGCAATGAGATCAATCGTAGTATTTATCTTATGATGCTTGGCTGTACCTTGTTGCCAATGACGATTACCTTTTTCAATCCAATTGAATGGCCACTCAGTGTTTTGTATGTTTTTTTGATGTTGATTATTGCAGTTCAATTTGTTAATAGCTATAACCTCAAGCGGATTAGTATTGTGGCTTGGCTTTCAATTTTTGTGATTGTATTTTTTGGCTTTCTCTTCAATGATCAATATAACTATCCAAAAATCAATGTACTGTTGATTATGATTACCTCTGGTGCACCAATCGTCACCATGATTATTTCAATTTTGTTTAGTTTTCATCGCCGCTTGAATTTAACCTTGCGTGAAGTCAAACGGATTAATTATTCGCTAGAAGAATCGCGCGATTCGTTAGAACAACAGGTTGAGCAGCGCACCCAGCAATTGCAACAGACGCTCGGCGAATTACAGCAACGCAACCAAGAGCAAGCGGCCTATGTTACCCAAATCGAGCAACAACGCCAAACCATTCGCGAATTAAGCGTGCCAGTGTTGCCAGTTAGCCGCGATACCTTGGTGCTGCCAATTGTCGGTACTGTTGAAAACGAACGTTTACGCGATTTACAGGCGATTGCCTTAGGCGAAATTCAACGCCGTCGTGCGCAACGCTTGTTGCTCGATGTCACAGGGCTTTCGTGGTTTGATAATGATGTGGCGGCTGGATTATTGCGATTGATCGATGCCGCTCAATTACTCGGAGCCAAAGTTGCCTTGATTGGGGTGCGACCTGAAGTGGCCCAAGCCTTGGTCAATTTGGGCATCGTATTTGATAATGTGGCGATCTATCGCGATTTACAATCGGCATTGAACTAG
- a CDS encoding NlpC/P60 family protein translates to MPRLPILARDRRRLQIAGLLLGAGLTVPLLLWWTFPTTSPTPIGATTTPQIVRVGATLDAPIPADWQAPVLNPELEAQALNIPETLPLTASVLFYDSISADTVFTTTIAGLVASEELNLRDGPSVDYLPMAILLNTTPLTVVGRFEGWLQVVTPQRALGWVDDSYVALASSAQALPQVNLHADPNPALIAGLTVERANVRAEPQTEAEIITTLAAEHGQVNLLQQREGWFNVRTNNGTEGWVAAELLQADAYILRRVPTLSASPNALEAVRLARKYVGYPYVWGGETPRGGFDCSGLVLYVYGKLGIDMPHSAAEQWTGGYGEKVASRRDLVPGDIVFFKNTYKKGVSHVGIYAGNGKVIQALSESLGIRVSDLSNSYWSSRYVGAIRPFP, encoded by the coding sequence ATGCCCCGATTGCCAATCCTAGCACGGGATCGTCGGCGCTTGCAGATCGCTGGGTTATTGCTTGGCGCTGGGTTAACTGTGCCGTTGCTGCTTTGGTGGACGTTTCCTACAACCTCACCCACGCCAATTGGAGCAACGACCACACCGCAAATTGTACGCGTCGGCGCAACCCTCGATGCGCCAATTCCTGCCGATTGGCAAGCCCCCGTCTTAAACCCCGAACTCGAAGCCCAGGCCTTAAACATCCCTGAAACCTTGCCGTTAACTGCTAGTGTGCTGTTCTATGATTCGATTTCAGCTGATACGGTGTTTACCACGACGATTGCTGGTTTGGTTGCGAGTGAGGAATTGAATTTGCGCGATGGCCCGAGCGTTGATTATTTGCCCATGGCGATTTTGCTCAACACTACGCCGTTGACAGTGGTTGGGCGTTTTGAGGGCTGGCTGCAAGTTGTAACGCCCCAACGAGCGCTAGGTTGGGTTGATGATAGTTATGTGGCCTTGGCCAGCTCGGCTCAAGCCCTGCCCCAAGTCAATCTGCATGCCGATCCAAACCCAGCTTTAATCGCTGGATTAACGGTTGAGCGGGCGAATGTTCGGGCCGAGCCGCAAACTGAAGCTGAAATTATCACAACCTTGGCCGCTGAACATGGCCAAGTCAATTTGTTGCAACAGCGTGAGGGTTGGTTCAATGTGCGCACCAACAATGGCACTGAGGGTTGGGTTGCAGCTGAATTATTGCAAGCCGATGCCTATATTTTGCGGCGTGTGCCAACGTTGAGTGCCTCGCCCAATGCGCTTGAGGCGGTACGTTTGGCTCGCAAATATGTGGGCTATCCCTACGTTTGGGGTGGCGAAACTCCACGCGGTGGTTTCGATTGCTCGGGCTTGGTACTGTATGTTTATGGCAAATTGGGCATCGACATGCCGCATAGTGCCGCCGAACAATGGACAGGTGGCTATGGTGAGAAAGTTGCCAGCCGCCGCGATTTAGTGCCTGGCGATATTGTTTTTTTCAAAAATACCTATAAAAAAGGCGTGAGCCATGTGGGCATTTATGCAGGCAATGGCAAAGTGATTCAGGCACTCTCCGAGAGCTTAGGCATTCGAGTTTCCGATTTATCCAACAGCTATTGGAGCAGCCGCTATGTGGGGGCAATTCGGCCTTTTCCCTAG
- a CDS encoding ATP-dependent RecD-like DNA helicase, with protein MDQLTGSLERITYRSDETGYTVARLKAQGQRSVITIVGRLPDVQVGESLQLAGQWIEHRTHGRQFEVTSYQTARPTGNESIVRYLASGLLPGIGPVNAQRIADTFGETTLDVLDQTPERLREVKGLGTKKIAAIIAAWQEQRSIKALLELGQAVGLTTGLALRIFRHYGEQASQIVQHDPYRLALEIEGIGFPTADQIAQALGVARDAPSRVIAGLRYTLSTVANTEGHCALPQAELIEQTQTILELPRKLIAEQLAVATEAVLLVLDGDLVYLPAYYHAETELAHNLQRLQNLPSAIQLRFKQQSDPIIMRQLHNASFDLSQRQAEAVLAVLRSKVVLLTGGPGTGKTTTVRAILALLQQVGLRTILAAPTGRAARRLAETTDHPAATIHRTLEYSGGAGNDRWGRNEHNQLAADLVVIDETSMLDILLAHHMVKALAPTTHLLLVGDPDQLPAVGPGAVLRDLLASNSITTVHLDTIFRQAADSQIITNAHAINQGQSPSVNQGDFYWFPRSNPAECSAMIVELLTTRIPRQFPQFDPLRDIQVLAATHRGAAGVLELNSQLQAALNPPSPKRQETTIAGTLFREGDRVIQTRNNYDLDVSNGDLGLIQTIDLEERTVSVYFDDTRSVVYQWNEFDEVALAYAISVHKAQGSEYPVVIVPMLRYYNALLNRPLLYTAITRARQLVILTGDWQAVEFAIAQRRSGQRITGLKQRFKQRL; from the coding sequence ATGGATCAACTAACAGGCAGTTTAGAACGCATCACCTATCGCTCGGATGAAACGGGCTATACCGTGGCGCGTTTGAAAGCCCAAGGTCAGCGCAGCGTGATCACGATTGTTGGGCGCTTGCCCGATGTGCAAGTTGGCGAAAGCTTGCAACTCGCAGGTCAATGGATCGAACATCGGACTCATGGACGACAATTTGAGGTTACCAGCTATCAAACTGCTCGCCCAACTGGCAACGAAAGTATCGTGCGCTATTTAGCTTCGGGCTTGTTGCCAGGCATTGGCCCAGTCAATGCCCAACGCATCGCTGATACCTTTGGCGAAACCACGCTTGATGTGCTTGATCAAACGCCCGAGCGGCTGCGGGAAGTCAAAGGTTTAGGCACCAAGAAAATCGCTGCCATTATCGCTGCGTGGCAGGAACAACGCTCAATCAAAGCTTTGCTGGAATTAGGCCAAGCAGTTGGGCTGACGACTGGTTTAGCCTTACGGATTTTTCGACATTATGGCGAGCAGGCCAGCCAGATTGTGCAACACGACCCCTATCGCCTCGCCTTAGAAATTGAAGGGATTGGTTTTCCAACAGCCGACCAAATTGCCCAAGCCTTGGGCGTAGCGCGTGATGCTCCTAGTCGAGTAATTGCAGGCTTGCGCTATACCCTCAGCACTGTCGCCAATACCGAAGGCCATTGCGCCTTGCCACAGGCCGAGTTAATCGAGCAAACTCAAACCATTCTAGAATTACCACGCAAGCTAATCGCCGAACAATTAGCGGTGGCAACCGAAGCAGTTTTGTTGGTGCTTGATGGCGATTTAGTCTACTTACCAGCCTATTATCATGCTGAAACCGAGTTGGCGCATAACCTCCAGCGCTTGCAAAACCTCCCCAGCGCGATTCAATTGCGTTTCAAGCAGCAAAGCGATCCAATTATTATGCGTCAATTGCATAATGCTAGTTTCGATTTGAGCCAACGCCAAGCCGAAGCTGTACTAGCCGTGCTCCGCTCAAAAGTAGTGTTGCTCACTGGCGGACCCGGCACTGGCAAAACCACCACGGTACGGGCAATTTTGGCCTTGCTGCAACAGGTCGGGCTGCGCACAATTTTGGCTGCCCCAACCGGACGTGCAGCACGGCGGCTGGCCGAAACCACCGATCATCCAGCCGCGACCATTCATCGCACCCTCGAATATAGCGGTGGGGCTGGCAACGATCGCTGGGGTCGCAACGAGCATAACCAACTCGCCGCCGATTTGGTCGTGATTGACGAAACCTCAATGCTCGATATTTTGCTGGCGCATCATATGGTCAAGGCTTTGGCTCCGACCACCCATTTGCTCTTGGTGGGCGACCCTGATCAACTGCCAGCAGTTGGGCCAGGAGCCGTATTACGCGATTTGTTGGCCAGCAACAGCATCACGACCGTGCATTTGGATACAATTTTTCGCCAAGCCGCCGATAGCCAGATCATCACCAATGCTCATGCGATCAACCAAGGTCAATCACCTAGCGTCAATCAAGGCGATTTCTATTGGTTTCCACGTAGTAACCCTGCTGAATGTAGCGCGATGATTGTCGAGTTATTGACCACCCGTATTCCGCGCCAGTTTCCCCAATTTGATCCCTTGCGCGATATTCAGGTTTTGGCGGCAACCCATCGCGGTGCGGCTGGCGTGCTTGAATTAAACAGCCAACTCCAAGCAGCGCTCAATCCACCCAGCCCAAAGCGCCAAGAAACAACGATTGCAGGCACGCTTTTTCGTGAAGGCGATCGAGTGATTCAAACCCGCAACAATTACGATCTCGATGTGAGCAACGGCGATTTAGGCTTGATTCAAACAATTGATCTCGAAGAACGCACGGTCAGCGTCTATTTTGATGATACCCGCAGCGTCGTCTATCAATGGAATGAATTTGATGAAGTAGCGTTGGCCTATGCGATCAGTGTGCATAAAGCCCAAGGCTCCGAGTACCCCGTGGTGATTGTGCCCATGCTGCGCTATTACAATGCGCTGCTCAATCGACCATTGCTCTATACCGCCATCACCCGCGCTCGTCAATTGGTCATTCTGACTGGCGATTGGCAGGCGGTCGAATTTGCAATTGCCCAACGCCGCAGCGGGCAGCGGATTACTGGGTTGAAGCAGCGATTTAAACAGAGATTATAG
- a CDS encoding DUF983 domain-containing protein has product MGNFLLAMLRGFIGRCPLCGKGKLFRSYYDIHPTCSACGVGYEATGNQSTGAMGINIVLTIFLGFIGGIFLVIYASDQLMQGLLALLLVMSIFHIIFYRFARGLWLGLMVATGDLETGKDERG; this is encoded by the coding sequence ATGGGTAATTTTCTCTTGGCAATGCTGCGTGGCTTTATCGGGCGTTGCCCCTTGTGTGGCAAGGGTAAGCTTTTTCGCAGCTATTACGATATTCACCCAACCTGTAGCGCTTGTGGGGTTGGCTACGAAGCCACTGGCAACCAAAGCACTGGGGCAATGGGCATCAATATTGTCTTGACGATCTTTTTGGGCTTTATTGGTGGCATTTTCTTAGTCATTTATGCGAGCGATCAGTTGATGCAAGGCTTATTGGCATTATTACTGGTTATGTCAATTTTCCATATCATCTTCTATCGCTTTGCGCGTGGCCTCTGGCTTGGCTTAATGGTTGCCACTGGCGATCTAGAAACTGGCAAAGACGAACGCGGCTAA
- a CDS encoding UvrD-helicase domain-containing protein, which translates to MFDTLNSEQRAAVMAQLGPVLVKAGAGSGKTRVLTYRIAYLIDQGASSDSIVSVTFTNKAASELRTRLRDLLGKRSRGLTAGTFHAICGKLLRQHINGRIRNYTANFTIYAGDEQLQLVQQAMDGYTGRMPHDLEAPQVLNLISRFKSRMQPPTLARQMASDPVSQYAAAIYRTYQRQLERSNAVDFDDMIVLTYKLLFEHHDVLDEVQSRWAHVLVDEYQDTDSAQYALLELLSRPVAHRPRSLFAVGDAQQSIYGFRNADYTIINRFTRDFPEAQVVELLTNYRSRQEILDAAYAVMRHSVAVPALTLKAARRSPPVPALVINEAADDRAEADAIAKSIGNLLSTGRRSKDIAILYRSRHMSRGLETALRQARIPYSLKGQAGFYDRRVIRDALAFLRIIANPSDSLSMNRIINVPARGIGASTIAHLTSKAAALELPLGEALLKREAWEGLSDRASQMVSDWARKVYRWRKLASGSYPPEGLLQTVLQESGYQAMIEKDWNDPERSDALAHLEELRVAAGEHTSLVAFLQEIALLTNVEDKDERDAVQLLTIHGAKGLEWPIVYVAGLEEGTLPHERSLVEAGGVEEERRLCYVALTRAGEQLYLSHAKKRQRNQRNPSRFLDDILVYGRERAKAKAF; encoded by the coding sequence ATGTTTGATACACTTAATAGTGAACAACGGGCGGCGGTGATGGCGCAGCTTGGGCCAGTTTTGGTCAAAGCTGGCGCGGGCAGCGGTAAAACTCGCGTGCTGACCTACCGTATTGCCTATTTAATCGATCAGGGCGCTAGCTCCGATTCGATTGTTTCGGTGACCTTTACCAATAAAGCCGCCAGCGAACTCCGTACCCGCTTGCGCGATCTTTTGGGCAAGCGTAGCCGTGGCCTGACTGCCGGAACGTTTCATGCGATTTGTGGCAAATTGCTGCGCCAACATATTAATGGGCGGATTCGTAATTACACCGCCAACTTTACGATTTACGCTGGTGACGAGCAGTTGCAACTGGTGCAACAAGCCATGGATGGCTACACTGGACGCATGCCGCACGATCTTGAAGCGCCGCAAGTGCTGAATTTGATTTCGCGCTTCAAAAGCCGCATGCAGCCGCCAACCCTAGCTCGGCAGATGGCTAGCGATCCTGTCAGCCAATATGCGGCGGCGATTTATCGCACTTATCAACGTCAGCTTGAGCGCTCGAATGCTGTTGATTTCGACGATATGATTGTGCTGACGTACAAGCTGCTGTTTGAGCATCACGATGTGCTCGATGAAGTGCAATCGCGCTGGGCGCATGTGCTGGTCGATGAATATCAAGATACCGATTCGGCCCAATATGCCTTGCTCGAATTGCTTTCGCGGCCAGTTGCTCATCGCCCACGCTCATTGTTTGCGGTTGGCGATGCCCAACAATCGATCTATGGCTTTCGCAATGCCGATTACACGATTATCAATCGTTTTACCCGCGATTTCCCTGAAGCCCAAGTGGTTGAGCTGCTGACTAATTATCGTTCGCGTCAAGAGATTCTTGATGCGGCTTATGCGGTGATGCGCCATTCGGTCGCTGTGCCAGCCTTAACCTTGAAAGCTGCTCGTCGTTCGCCGCCAGTCCCAGCCTTGGTGATTAACGAAGCGGCTGATGATCGCGCTGAAGCCGACGCGATTGCCAAATCGATTGGTAATTTGCTCAGCACAGGTCGCCGCAGCAAAGATATTGCGATTCTCTATCGTTCGCGGCATATGAGCCGTGGACTGGAAACGGCACTGCGCCAAGCGCGGATTCCCTATTCGCTCAAGGGTCAGGCCGGCTTTTACGATCGACGAGTGATTCGCGATGCCTTGGCCTTTTTGCGGATTATTGCTAATCCCAGCGATAGCCTGAGCATGAATCGGATTATCAATGTGCCAGCTCGTGGCATTGGTGCTAGCACGATTGCTCATCTCACCAGCAAAGCTGCTGCACTGGAATTGCCACTTGGCGAGGCCTTGTTGAAGCGTGAAGCATGGGAAGGCTTGAGCGATCGCGCCAGCCAAATGGTCAGCGATTGGGCACGTAAAGTTTATCGTTGGCGTAAATTGGCTAGCGGAAGCTATCCACCCGAGGGCTTATTGCAAACTGTGCTGCAAGAAAGTGGCTACCAAGCCATGATCGAAAAGGATTGGAACGACCCTGAGCGCAGCGATGCCCTAGCCCACCTTGAAGAATTGCGGGTTGCTGCTGGCGAACATACTAGCCTCGTAGCCTTTTTGCAGGAAATTGCCCTGCTGACCAACGTCGAAGACAAGGACGAGCGTGATGCAGTGCAATTATTGACTATCCACGGAGCCAAAGGCTTGGAATGGCCAATTGTCTATGTGGCGGGCTTAGAGGAAGGCACATTGCCGCACGAACGCTCGTTGGTCGAAGCAGGCGGAGTGGAAGAAGAACGGCGTTTATGCTATGTGGCCTTGACCAGAGCAGGCGAACAACTTTACCTTTCGCATGCCAAAAAACGCCAGCGCAACCAGCGCAATCCGTCACGATTCCTTGATGATATTTTGGTTTATGGCCGTGAACGCGCCAAAGCCAAGGCTTTCTAA
- a CDS encoding DUF2267 domain-containing protein has protein sequence MKELIAQLVEKANLSEEQANKAVEVVKGFLGDKLPEGLRGQVEGFLTGENIMDVADKAKGLLGGLFGKDKA, from the coding sequence ATGAAAGAGTTAATTGCCCAGCTGGTCGAGAAGGCCAACTTAAGCGAAGAGCAAGCCAACAAGGCGGTTGAAGTGGTCAAAGGCTTTTTGGGCGATAAACTGCCGGAAGGTTTGCGCGGTCAAGTCGAGGGCTTTCTAACGGGCGAAAATATTATGGATGTCGCTGATAAAGCTAAAGGTTTACTCGGCGGCTTGTTTGGCAAAGACAAAGCCTAG